In the Bradyrhizobium guangzhouense genome, one interval contains:
- a CDS encoding CHASE2 domain-containing protein — protein MKRLKILRRWFARKFGLARLLCLGLLVVFAGLRVWDPPPVQELRLRTFDMFQLVDPRDKKGVRPVTIVDIDDRSLAKLGQWPWPRTRIADLITDLTNNGAVAIGFDVVFSEPDRLNPDLVASQMRYLDDVTRTRLRELPSNDQVLSEAIKRSRVVLGETGQSAITSEIDKTLPFTGVATVGEAGAERFLFEFPGLLRNVPIIEQVAAGRGLFTIRTERDGLIRRVPMIMRAQGQTMPSLSLEILRVVTGTPTLLVRTDKTGIRAIRIKGVEIPTDENGQLWVHYARHDPSIYVSAADVLDNTVSRGKLAGKLVLIGTSAVGLNDIKTTPVSRAMPGVEIHAQVLESVLTGAAISRPNYALGVELITALIIGILVIIFTPNLGPVRLVLAGALFAAILIGVSWFFYAKYRYLIDFTYPLLSTTAIYLTFIFSSFVREQRQRVQIRGIFAQYMSPVLVEQLAQSPEKVVLGGEEREMTIMFSDVRGFTTISESYKHDPQGLITLMNRFLTPLTDVIIEQKGYVDKYMGDAIMAFWNAPLDDAGHQVHACEAAIQMLEKIDVVNKEREQEAADGGHVYIPLNVGIGLNTGIGVVGNMGSDLKKNYSVLGDSVNLASRLEGQTKEYGFPIIVGSRTALAAKDKFAILELDFIMVKGKTEPEVIYAIAGREDVMHSAAFQRLRNITIEMLGCYRNRDWQGALDAIERGRRSEDADTLEKLFKLYEARIRNFEANPPPQDWTGAYALLTK, from the coding sequence ATGAAACGTCTCAAGATCCTGCGCCGGTGGTTTGCGCGAAAGTTCGGCTTGGCGCGGCTGCTGTGCCTTGGGCTGCTGGTCGTCTTCGCAGGTCTGCGCGTCTGGGATCCGCCGCCGGTCCAGGAGCTGCGGCTGCGCACCTTCGACATGTTCCAGCTGGTCGATCCGCGCGACAAGAAGGGGGTGCGGCCGGTCACCATCGTCGACATCGACGACAGGAGTCTCGCCAAACTCGGCCAATGGCCATGGCCGCGCACGCGGATCGCGGACTTGATCACCGACCTCACCAACAACGGTGCGGTGGCGATCGGCTTCGACGTGGTGTTTTCCGAACCGGACCGGCTCAATCCGGATCTGGTCGCCAGCCAGATGCGCTATCTCGACGACGTTACCCGCACCAGGCTGCGCGAGCTGCCGAGCAACGACCAAGTCCTTTCGGAGGCGATCAAGCGCTCACGTGTGGTGCTGGGCGAGACCGGGCAGTCGGCGATCACGTCGGAGATCGACAAGACGCTTCCCTTCACCGGCGTGGCAACGGTCGGTGAGGCCGGTGCCGAGCGTTTCCTGTTCGAATTTCCGGGCCTGTTGCGCAACGTGCCGATCATCGAGCAGGTTGCGGCGGGCCGCGGCCTGTTCACGATCAGAACTGAACGTGACGGCCTGATCCGGCGCGTGCCGATGATCATGCGCGCGCAGGGCCAGACCATGCCGTCGCTCAGCCTCGAGATCCTGCGCGTGGTCACGGGGACACCGACACTGCTGGTGCGCACGGACAAGACCGGTATTCGCGCCATCCGCATCAAGGGTGTCGAGATTCCGACCGACGAGAACGGCCAGCTCTGGGTGCATTATGCCCGCCACGACCCCTCGATCTACGTCTCGGCGGCGGACGTGCTCGACAACACGGTGTCGCGGGGCAAGCTTGCCGGCAAGCTGGTGCTGATCGGCACCTCCGCGGTCGGCCTGAACGACATCAAGACCACGCCGGTGTCGCGGGCCATGCCGGGTGTCGAGATTCACGCCCAGGTGCTCGAAAGCGTGCTGACCGGCGCCGCGATCTCCCGGCCGAACTATGCGCTCGGCGTCGAATTGATCACCGCGCTGATCATAGGCATCCTCGTCATCATCTTCACGCCGAACCTCGGACCTGTCAGACTGGTGCTGGCAGGCGCGTTGTTCGCCGCGATCCTGATCGGCGTGTCCTGGTTCTTCTACGCGAAGTACCGCTATCTCATCGACTTCACCTATCCGCTGCTGTCGACCACGGCGATCTACCTCACCTTCATCTTCTCGAGCTTCGTGCGCGAGCAGCGCCAGCGCGTGCAGATCCGCGGCATCTTCGCCCAGTACATGTCGCCGGTGCTGGTCGAGCAGCTCGCGCAATCGCCGGAGAAGGTCGTGCTCGGTGGCGAGGAACGCGAGATGACGATCATGTTCTCCGACGTGCGCGGCTTCACCACGATCTCGGAGAGCTACAAGCACGATCCGCAAGGCCTGATCACGCTGATGAACCGCTTCCTGACTCCGCTCACGGACGTGATCATCGAACAGAAGGGTTACGTCGACAAGTACATGGGCGACGCCATCATGGCGTTCTGGAACGCGCCGCTCGACGATGCCGGGCATCAGGTCCACGCCTGCGAGGCCGCGATCCAGATGCTGGAGAAGATCGACGTCGTCAACAAGGAGCGCGAGCAGGAAGCGGCCGACGGCGGCCACGTCTACATCCCGCTCAATGTCGGTATCGGCCTCAACACCGGCATCGGCGTGGTCGGCAACATGGGCTCCGACCTGAAGAAGAACTATTCGGTGCTCGGCGACAGCGTGAACCTCGCCTCGCGCCTGGAAGGCCAGACCAAGGAATACGGCTTCCCCATCATCGTCGGCTCCCGCACGGCGCTGGCCGCCAAGGACAAGTTCGCGATCCTCGAGCTCGACTTCATCATGGTCAAGGGCAAGACCGAGCCGGAGGTGATCTATGCCATCGCCGGCCGCGAGGATGTGATGCATTCGGCCGCGTTCCAGCGCCTGCGCAACATCACCATCGAGATGCTCGGCTGCTACCGCAACCGCGATTGGCAGGGCGCACTCGACGCCATCGAGCGCGGCCGCCGCAGCGAGGACGCCGACACGCTGGAAAAGCTGTTCAAGCTGTACGAAGCGCGCATCAGGAATTTCGAGGCCAATCCGCCACCGCAGGACTGGACCGGGGCGTACGCGCTGCTGACGAAGTAG
- a CDS encoding ABC transporter substrate-binding protein, with protein MRIRLTTCLAAFALAISALSARAETVVRYGISMADIPLTTGQPDRGAGAYQFTAYTIYDPLVAWEMDVADRPGKLVPGLATEWKVDDTDKTKWRFTLRKGVKFHDGSDFNADAVIWNLDKVLNDKAPQFDKRQSAQVKTRLPSVASYAKIDDFTVEITTKTVDSFFPYQMLWFLVSSPAQYEKLGRDWDKFASQPSGTGPFKLTKLVPRELAELSRNPDYWNPKRIPKVDKIVLVPMPEALTRTNALLAGQVDLIETPAPDAVPQLKAAGMKIVDNVTPHVWNYHLSVLPGSPWTDIRLRKALNLAINRDEVVGLMNGLAKPAKGQVDPSSPWFGKPTFDIKYDLAAAKKLVEEAGYSKEKPLKTTFIIAQGGTGQMLSLPMNEFLQQSFKEIGIDIDFKVVELETLYTHWRKGAADEMNAGITANNIAYVTSDPLYAIVRFFASDQIAPVGVNWGGYKNPEVDALINQAKQTFDTAKQDELIAKAHALVVDDAALVWVVHDTNPHALSPKIKQFVQAQHWFQDLTTIGVE; from the coding sequence ATGCGTATTCGTTTAACGACCTGTCTCGCCGCGTTTGCGCTGGCGATATCAGCACTCTCGGCGCGCGCCGAAACGGTGGTGCGCTACGGCATCTCGATGGCGGATATTCCGCTAACGACGGGCCAGCCCGATCGCGGTGCCGGCGCCTATCAGTTCACGGCCTACACGATCTACGATCCGCTGGTGGCGTGGGAGATGGACGTCGCTGACCGCCCGGGCAAGCTGGTGCCGGGGCTCGCGACCGAATGGAAGGTCGACGACACGGACAAGACCAAGTGGCGCTTCACCCTTCGCAAGGGCGTGAAGTTTCACGACGGCAGCGACTTCAACGCCGATGCGGTGATCTGGAATCTGGACAAGGTGCTCAACGACAAGGCGCCGCAATTCGACAAGCGCCAGAGCGCGCAGGTGAAGACCCGCCTGCCCTCGGTCGCCAGCTACGCCAAGATCGACGATTTCACCGTGGAGATCACCACCAAAACCGTCGATTCCTTCTTCCCCTATCAGATGCTGTGGTTCCTGGTCTCGAGCCCGGCACAATATGAGAAGCTCGGCAGGGATTGGGACAAGTTCGCAAGCCAGCCCTCCGGCACCGGTCCGTTCAAGCTGACCAAGCTGGTGCCGCGCGAGCTCGCCGAGCTCAGCAGGAATCCGGACTATTGGAATCCGAAGCGCATTCCCAAGGTCGACAAGATCGTGCTGGTGCCGATGCCGGAGGCGCTGACGCGCACCAATGCGCTGCTTGCCGGTCAAGTCGACCTGATCGAGACGCCGGCGCCGGACGCCGTGCCGCAGCTCAAGGCCGCCGGCATGAAGATCGTCGACAACGTCACGCCGCATGTCTGGAATTATCACCTCAGCGTGCTGCCGGGTTCGCCCTGGACCGACATCCGGCTGCGCAAGGCGCTCAACCTCGCGATCAACCGCGACGAGGTCGTCGGCCTGATGAACGGGCTTGCCAAGCCGGCCAAGGGCCAGGTCGACCCGTCGAGCCCGTGGTTCGGCAAGCCGACTTTCGACATCAAGTACGATCTCGCTGCGGCAAAGAAACTGGTCGAGGAAGCCGGCTATTCAAAGGAAAAGCCGCTGAAAACCACCTTCATCATCGCGCAAGGCGGCACCGGCCAGATGCTGTCGCTGCCGATGAACGAATTCCTGCAGCAGAGCTTCAAGGAGATCGGCATCGACATCGACTTCAAGGTGGTCGAGCTCGAGACGCTCTATACGCATTGGCGCAAGGGCGCGGCCGACGAGATGAACGCCGGCATCACCGCCAACAACATCGCTTACGTCACGTCCGATCCGCTCTACGCCATCGTGCGCTTCTTCGCCTCCGACCAGATCGCACCCGTCGGCGTCAACTGGGGCGGCTACAAGAACCCGGAGGTCGATGCCCTGATCAACCAGGCCAAGCAGACCTTCGACACCGCCAAGCAGGACGAGTTGATCGCGAAGGCGCATGCGCTCGTCGTCGACGACGCCGCGCTGGTCTGGGTCGTCCACGACACCAACCCGCACGCGCTGTCGCCGAAGATCAAGCAATTCGTGCAAGCGCAGCACTGGTTCCAGGATCTGACCACGATCGGGGTGGAGTGA